Proteins found in one Deltaproteobacteria bacterium IMCC39524 genomic segment:
- the rfbA gene encoding glucose-1-phosphate thymidylyltransferase RfbA: MSIKKGIVLAGGAGSRLYPLTLVASKQLQPVYDKPLIYYPLSTLMRAGIQDVLIISTPQDTPRFEALLGDGSRFGIKISYVVQPEPNGIAQAFLLGEEFIDNHPVSLILGDNIFYGRMELTRIFGEFNGGAKVFGYPVTDPERYGVVEFDKNGKAIGIEEKPSKPKSHYAVPGLYLYDENVVALTKALKLSARGELEITDLNMAYLNRGELMVEQLERGIAWLDTGTHMSLLEASHFIGTLEARQGLKIACLEEVAYRKGFIDKEQMKRVIEDTPKSSYRAYLEMVVKGRGVLTDEF; this comes from the coding sequence ATGAGTATTAAAAAAGGGATCGTTCTGGCCGGTGGAGCCGGGAGCCGTCTTTATCCGCTGACCCTGGTCGCCAGTAAACAATTGCAACCGGTTTATGATAAGCCGCTGATCTATTATCCGCTCTCGACCCTGATGCGGGCCGGTATTCAGGATGTCCTGATTATCTCCACACCTCAGGATACCCCGCGTTTTGAGGCCCTGCTCGGCGATGGCAGCCGCTTTGGCATCAAGATCAGTTATGTCGTACAACCGGAACCCAACGGGATTGCACAGGCTTTTCTGCTTGGAGAAGAGTTCATTGATAACCATCCGGTCAGTCTGATCCTTGGCGATAATATCTTTTATGGCCGTATGGAGCTCACACGGATCTTTGGCGAGTTTAACGGTGGGGCCAAAGTGTTCGGTTACCCGGTGACCGACCCCGAGCGTTACGGTGTGGTTGAGTTTGATAAGAACGGCAAGGCTATCGGTATTGAAGAGAAGCCGTCCAAACCCAAGTCGCATTATGCTGTGCCTGGCCTCTATCTTTATGATGAAAATGTAGTCGCATTGACCAAGGCTCTCAAACTCTCCGCTCGTGGTGAACTTGAAATCACCGATCTTAACATGGCATACCTGAACCGGGGTGAGTTGATGGTTGAACAGCTTGAGCGCGGCATTGCTTGGCTTGATACCGGCACGCACATGAGTCTGCTCGAAGCCAGCCATTTCATCGGCACTCTGGAAGCACGCCAGGGGTTGAAGATCGCTTGTCTTGAGGAAGTGGCTTATCGCAAGGGATTTATTGATAAAGAGCAGATGAAGAGGGTGATTGAAGATACTCCGAAGTCGAGTTATAGGGCATATTTGGAGATGGTGGTGAAGGGCAGGGGCGTGTTAACGGATGAGTTTTAA
- a CDS encoding hemolysin III family protein, translated as MVEHYHLITYSEEEELANRLTHSIAAILSLVGLVILLISASRTGDPYRIVSAAVFCGILFLFYIISTLYHTVRTPKIRYTFRILDHVGIYLVIAGSYTPFTLVSMRPGHGWALFGLIWGLALAGAIFKTFMTHRLAFLAPVFYIALGWLIVIDLEGLLTMVPLKGVFWLLAGGLFYTIGIIFYAIDRIPYNHAIWHVFVVAGSCCHYLAVLWYVIPVGMINPT; from the coding sequence ATGGTTGAACATTATCACCTGATTACGTACAGCGAAGAAGAGGAACTTGCGAATCGCCTGACACACAGCATTGCAGCAATTCTGAGCCTGGTCGGCCTGGTGATTCTGCTAATCTCAGCCTCTCGCACCGGCGACCCCTATCGCATTGTCAGCGCTGCGGTTTTTTGCGGCATTTTATTTCTCTTCTATATTATTTCGACACTCTACCACACGGTCAGGACACCCAAAATCCGCTATACTTTCAGGATTCTAGACCACGTCGGCATTTACCTGGTCATCGCCGGTTCTTATACACCTTTCACACTTGTCTCGATGCGCCCAGGACACGGGTGGGCCCTTTTTGGCCTCATCTGGGGTCTTGCCTTGGCCGGAGCCATATTCAAAACGTTCATGACTCACCGCCTGGCCTTCCTCGCTCCGGTCTTTTACATCGCGCTCGGTTGGTTAATCGTCATAGACCTGGAAGGGTTGCTGACCATGGTTCCGCTCAAAGGGGTCTTCTGGTTGCTTGCCGGCGGTCTCTTCTACACGATTGGAATCATTTTCTATGCGATCGACCGAATCCCATATAACCACGCTATCTGGCATGTATTTGTTGTTGCCGGCAGCTGCTGCCATTACCTTGCGGTACTGTGGTACGTCATACCTGTCGGGATGATAAACCCAACCTAA
- a CDS encoding nucleotide pyrophosphohydrolase, translated as MSEFDALKEKIRKFVADRDWDQYHTPKNLSMALIAECGELVEHFQWLTEAESADIPPEGLEEISHEIADVFVYLLRLSDKLGIDMVEAVNRKMLLNEEKYPADEVRGSAKKYTEYKGRQ; from the coding sequence ATGTCCGAGTTTGACGCGTTAAAAGAAAAAATCCGCAAGTTTGTCGCAGACCGCGATTGGGACCAGTATCACACGCCTAAAAACCTGTCCATGGCCTTGATCGCCGAGTGTGGTGAGCTGGTGGAGCATTTCCAGTGGCTGACAGAAGCAGAAAGCGCTGATATCCCTCCTGAGGGTCTTGAAGAGATCAGCCACGAAATCGCCGATGTTTTTGTTTACCTGTTACGTTTATCCGATAAGCTTGGCATCGATATGGTGGAGGCTGTAAACCGTAAAATGCTTCTGAACGAAGAGAAATATCCTGCCGATGAAGTTCGCGGTTCCGCGAAAAAATACACGGAATATAAAGGTCGTCAATAA
- the rfbB gene encoding dTDP-glucose 4,6-dehydratase, with product MKSILVTGGCGFIGSNFVRLLLQILPETHVINLDKLTYAGNPESLKDVESNPNYTFVKGDICDAALVEDLFAVEKIDTVVHFAAESHVDRSIAGPSEFIQTNIIGTFTLLEAARKHWLSSPQPPVPSTRFLHVSTDEVYGSLGETGLFTETTPYDPRSPYSASKASSDHLVSAYHHTYGLPILMTNCSNNYGPYHFPEKLIPLIINNALNGKDLPVYGDGKNVRDWLYVVDHCAAILAVLQKGQLGQTYNVGGNNEKQNIEIVETVCDILDQKVGHLPSAQPRRSLIKFVKDRPGHDRRYAIDASKIMDELGWQPSVTFEEGILKTIDWYLDNPEWVASVVDCSYQEYYQKMYGGAVNEY from the coding sequence GTGAAAAGTATTTTGGTAACTGGTGGTTGCGGATTTATCGGCAGCAATTTTGTACGCTTACTCCTGCAGATCTTGCCTGAAACACATGTCATCAATCTGGATAAACTGACTTATGCGGGTAATCCAGAAAGTTTGAAGGATGTTGAGAGCAATCCCAACTACACGTTTGTTAAAGGTGATATTTGTGATGCTGCTTTGGTCGAAGATCTTTTTGCTGTAGAAAAGATCGATACGGTCGTTCACTTTGCCGCAGAATCTCACGTTGATCGAAGTATTGCCGGCCCGTCTGAGTTCATCCAGACCAATATTATCGGCACTTTCACCTTGCTGGAAGCCGCTCGAAAGCATTGGTTGTCCAGCCCCCAACCCCCAGTCCCTAGCACCCGCTTCCTACATGTTAGTACCGATGAGGTCTATGGGTCTCTTGGCGAAACGGGGCTGTTCACTGAAACAACACCATACGATCCTCGTTCGCCCTATTCGGCATCCAAGGCCTCTTCAGACCACCTTGTGAGCGCTTATCACCATACTTACGGACTTCCGATCCTGATGACGAACTGCTCCAACAACTACGGGCCTTACCATTTTCCGGAAAAGCTGATCCCACTGATTATTAACAATGCTCTTAACGGCAAAGACCTCCCCGTTTACGGTGATGGCAAGAACGTACGCGACTGGCTTTATGTTGTGGATCACTGTGCAGCTATTCTGGCCGTGCTACAAAAAGGGCAGCTAGGACAAACCTACAATGTTGGCGGCAACAACGAGAAACAGAATATCGAGATCGTTGAAACCGTTTGCGACATCCTCGATCAGAAAGTCGGCCATCTGCCTTCGGCACAACCGCGCCGCAGCCTGATCAAGTTTGTTAAGGATCGCCCCGGTCATGATCGCCGCTATGCAATTGATGCATCCAAAATTATGGATGAGTTGGGTTGGCAGCCTTCTGTAACCTTTGAAGAGGGTATTCTCAAAACGATCGACTGGTATCTGGATAACCCGGAGTGGGTGGCTTCGGTGGTGGACTGTTCCTACCAGGAGTATTACCAGAAGATGTATGGAGGGGCTGTCAATGAGTATTAA
- a CDS encoding ATP-binding cassette domain-containing protein, whose product MAILEVESLRKSYGSLIAVDGLSFAVQPGECFGLLGPNGAGKTTSIRMLYGYTPRDAGHLSLFGLDIDKDLREIKRRIGICQQEDSLDPDLSVRNNLVGYARYFAIPRQVAEHRADELLGFFALQNRAEDKISVLSGGLKRRLMLARALVNQPELLILDEPTTGLDPQSRQLLWDKLAELKRQGLTILLTTHYMEEAERLCDRLVIVDHGQILVEGKPTALVRERVGHTVLEIADPDQQVRDFLTRESCRVEDLGRRLLVYLDDGDELFLKLTRDVRTEGCILRPAGLEDLFLKLTGRDLRE is encoded by the coding sequence ATGGCCATCCTCGAGGTCGAATCCCTACGTAAATCCTACGGTTCTCTAATTGCTGTCGATGGCCTCTCTTTTGCCGTGCAACCCGGTGAATGTTTTGGCTTGCTCGGTCCAAACGGTGCCGGCAAGACGACCTCCATCCGCATGCTCTATGGCTATACACCGCGCGATGCAGGTCACCTGTCTTTATTCGGACTGGATATCGATAAGGACTTACGCGAGATCAAACGCCGGATTGGCATCTGCCAGCAGGAAGATTCCCTCGACCCCGATCTGTCGGTTCGCAACAACCTGGTTGGTTATGCCCGCTACTTTGCCATCCCACGTCAGGTGGCAGAGCATCGCGCCGATGAACTGCTTGGTTTCTTTGCACTACAGAACCGTGCCGAAGATAAGATCTCGGTCCTCTCCGGTGGTCTCAAAAGACGCCTGATGTTGGCCCGAGCTCTTGTCAACCAACCCGAACTACTCATCCTCGACGAACCGACCACGGGCCTTGACCCACAAAGCCGTCAGCTTCTATGGGACAAGCTTGCAGAGCTGAAGCGGCAGGGCTTGACGATCCTGCTAACGACCCATTATATGGAGGAGGCGGAACGTCTGTGTGATCGATTGGTGATTGTTGACCATGGTCAGATCCTGGTGGAAGGGAAACCGACAGCTCTGGTGCGTGAACGGGTCGGGCATACAGTCCTGGAGATTGCCGATCCCGATCAGCAGGTGCGCGACTTTCTGACGCGTGAATCATGCCGGGTTGAAGATCTTGGCCGACGTCTTCTGGTCTATCTGGACGACGGCGATGAACTCTTTCTCAAGCTGACTCGCGATGTGCGCACCGAAGGGTGCATACTTCGTCCGGCGGGGCTGGAAGATCTCTTTCTCAAGTTGACCGGCAGGGACTTACGCGAATGA
- a CDS encoding lipid A deacylase LpxR family protein, which yields MKFSSLGHLACLWLTFVVLTVLITPGGLLAAEDQSNRWAQSIFFENDLFDGTDSNYTNGIKYSLISPDLSPHAKQGHFPRKVLELVHKIPFIRDSSPEYSHKAEFSLGQNMYTPSDTSRSDLIVDDRPYAGWSYVGLAYHRKMKFEEHLDFVDSLEIQMGMVGPLSFAEEAQTLVHELRDIPTANGWDNQLKNEPGLLVAFERKWLFSGASDRLLTADAIVHAGGVVGNVATYLNTGLEVRYGMNLARNFGISMIRPAGSTLFTPHDKPTIYLFGAVNGKYVLRDIFLDGNTFTDSHSIDKKDMVADLVAGITLGHHNLMLTYAHVTRTKEFVGQDDMHHFGSLTLNFFYPFW from the coding sequence TTGAAATTTAGTTCACTTGGTCACCTTGCTTGCTTATGGCTGACCTTTGTTGTACTGACCGTTCTTATAACTCCCGGCGGGCTTCTGGCTGCAGAGGACCAGAGCAACCGTTGGGCCCAGTCGATCTTTTTTGAAAATGACCTGTTCGATGGCACCGACAGCAACTATACCAATGGCATCAAATATTCACTGATTTCCCCTGATTTGTCGCCGCACGCCAAGCAGGGGCATTTCCCTCGCAAAGTCCTGGAGCTGGTCCACAAGATTCCATTTATCCGCGACTCAAGCCCTGAATACAGCCACAAGGCAGAGTTTTCACTGGGTCAGAACATGTATACCCCGTCGGATACCAGTCGTTCTGATCTCATTGTTGATGACCGCCCTTATGCAGGGTGGTCCTACGTCGGCCTGGCTTATCATCGCAAAATGAAATTCGAGGAGCATCTCGACTTTGTCGATAGCCTGGAAATACAGATGGGGATGGTCGGTCCTTTGTCTTTTGCCGAAGAGGCTCAGACCCTGGTTCACGAACTGCGCGATATTCCTACGGCAAATGGTTGGGACAACCAGTTAAAAAACGAGCCTGGCCTACTAGTGGCTTTCGAGCGCAAGTGGTTGTTTTCCGGAGCTTCAGATCGTTTGCTGACTGCCGACGCGATCGTTCATGCTGGCGGGGTCGTCGGTAATGTCGCGACATATTTGAATACAGGGCTGGAGGTTCGGTACGGGATGAATCTGGCGCGCAACTTCGGCATTTCGATGATCCGGCCCGCTGGCAGCACACTCTTCACACCGCACGATAAACCGACCATCTACCTGTTCGGTGCGGTCAACGGTAAGTATGTGCTGCGCGACATATTCCTGGATGGCAACACCTTTACCGACAGTCACAGCATCGATAAGAAAGATATGGTCGCAGATCTTGTCGCAGGAATCACCCTGGGTCATCACAACCTGATGCTGACTTACGCCCACGTCACGAGGACCAAAGAATTTGTCGGTCAGGATGACATGCACCACTTTGGGTCGCTGACGTTGAATTTCTTTTACCCCTTCTGGTAG
- a CDS encoding choice-of-anchor D domain-containing protein, protein MVCLLVKILICSVILAPSLVFAVDSAQDADLTINPIVIQYKQLQLSTTSAASTFTITNMGVSDRTVSTVSLAGVDANEFVIGTHSCSAATLSSGQSCDVPVSFAPKTRGTKNAELRISTDDSETPVLTAYVTNYTSAIVEAQRRLPPVLATNSLPESMQASNEYTLSWTLEGYHDSYYSYAVLFDCTGETDCGAFYSDASKFAESGPLSPASVTQGNWTYHGAATKLHTYEWNFTVPVNRADSSAWDVVGTDIVLRIYRKSDIDNERASSSVSLLIPGNQSDRYYDTAGRRLLKTIVP, encoded by the coding sequence ATGGTTTGCTTACTTGTCAAGATCCTCATTTGTTCTGTTATCCTGGCCCCTTCTCTGGTTTTTGCAGTTGATTCGGCTCAGGATGCCGATTTAACCATCAATCCTATAGTGATCCAGTACAAGCAACTCCAGTTGAGTACCACCTCGGCAGCATCGACGTTTACGATTACTAACATGGGCGTCTCAGACCGGACTGTGAGTACTGTGAGCCTGGCTGGAGTTGATGCCAACGAGTTCGTAATCGGCACGCATAGTTGTTCGGCGGCAACTCTGTCTTCAGGACAAAGTTGTGATGTACCGGTAAGCTTTGCCCCTAAAACCCGAGGAACCAAGAATGCCGAGTTGAGGATTAGCACGGATGACAGTGAAACGCCCGTATTGACCGCTTATGTAACCAATTACACTAGTGCTATCGTTGAGGCTCAGCGACGTTTGCCGCCAGTACTGGCGACCAACAGCCTGCCGGAGTCGATGCAGGCCAGCAATGAATACACTTTGTCTTGGACCTTGGAAGGTTACCACGACAGCTACTATTCATACGCAGTGTTGTTTGACTGCACGGGAGAGACGGATTGCGGTGCATTTTATTCCGATGCGTCGAAGTTTGCCGAATCTGGACCTCTTTCACCAGCTTCAGTCACGCAAGGGAACTGGACCTATCATGGTGCAGCAACCAAGCTGCACACTTATGAATGGAACTTTACCGTGCCAGTGAATCGTGCTGACAGCAGCGCCTGGGATGTTGTCGGGACTGATATCGTACTGCGCATCTATCGTAAAAGCGACATTGACAATGAGCGGGCTAGTAGCAGCGTGTCCTTATTAATCCCGGGGAATCAGTCGGACCGTTACTACGATACTGCAGGCCGGCGCCTGCTGAAGACGATTGTCCCTTAA
- a CDS encoding OmpA family protein, whose product MKKFLPLLIIFIVLVAGCAPAQNKQEQGTRVGLVGGAAAGALLGQAIGGNTTGTLVGATIGAIAGGAIGNKVGKSMDEQEAAMRRELAAVEAANIQRNADVLAVTFKSDYLFAVGSANLNAGAFDEISRVSRVLNQYPDTSIQIAGHTDSSGSEQTNQTLSETRADNVKNALVGQGVHPNRISTLGFGESAPVADNSTEAGRQLNRRVVITIKQRNS is encoded by the coding sequence TTGAAAAAGTTTTTACCCTTATTGATCATTTTCATTGTCTTGGTTGCTGGTTGCGCTCCAGCGCAAAACAAACAAGAGCAGGGCACTCGCGTTGGTCTTGTTGGCGGTGCCGCTGCCGGGGCTCTGCTCGGCCAGGCCATTGGTGGTAACACCACAGGGACGCTCGTTGGCGCCACGATAGGTGCTATTGCTGGCGGTGCGATCGGCAACAAAGTGGGCAAGAGTATGGATGAGCAGGAAGCCGCCATGCGTCGAGAGCTGGCCGCAGTCGAGGCCGCCAATATCCAACGTAACGCCGATGTCCTCGCTGTGACTTTCAAATCCGACTACCTCTTTGCCGTGGGCTCTGCCAACTTGAACGCTGGAGCTTTTGATGAGATTAGCCGGGTCAGTCGGGTTCTGAACCAATATCCAGACACCAGCATCCAGATAGCGGGTCACACCGATAGTAGCGGGTCTGAACAGACCAACCAGACCCTTTCGGAGACCCGTGCCGACAATGTTAAGAATGCACTGGTCGGTCAAGGCGTCCACCCCAATCGGATCAGTACCCTTGGCTTTGGCGAGTCGGCGCCGGTTGCTGATAACAGTACTGAGGCCGGTCGGCAGTTGAACCGTCGGGTCGTCATCACCATCAAGCAGCGTAATTCTTAA
- a CDS encoding ABC transporter permease, with protein MKWPNPKQISARSIRVWQRNFSIYKQNWKISFLPPLLEPLLYILAFGVGLSVMVGELEYGGQTLSYTTFIAPALVSVCIMYNAFFETTYNSFVRMYYQKTFDALLATPLNLEEIILGEMLWAASKSLIAATLMTTVISLCGFFNFPGAFLLIPLAILGGLVFAALGMICTSLVPGIETFNLPIFLGITPMFLFSGTFFPLQNLPGWAQSLAQLLPLTHLVALVRGCSLQVWAGDLWFSLLYLLVATLFLLPLAIALMVKRIVV; from the coding sequence ATGAAGTGGCCCAATCCAAAACAGATCAGTGCCCGCTCAATCAGGGTTTGGCAGCGAAACTTTTCCATCTACAAGCAGAACTGGAAGATTTCTTTTTTGCCCCCACTTCTTGAACCACTGCTCTATATCCTTGCCTTTGGCGTCGGTCTGTCGGTGATGGTCGGCGAACTGGAATACGGCGGCCAGACGCTCTCATATACCACATTCATTGCTCCGGCGTTGGTGTCGGTGTGTATCATGTACAACGCTTTTTTCGAAACCACCTACAACAGCTTTGTGCGCATGTATTATCAGAAAACCTTCGACGCCTTGTTGGCGACGCCGCTCAACCTGGAAGAAATCATTCTCGGTGAAATGCTCTGGGCTGCCAGCAAGTCGTTGATCGCTGCGACCCTGATGACGACAGTGATCTCGCTCTGCGGGTTCTTCAACTTCCCCGGTGCGTTCTTGCTGATTCCGTTGGCAATCCTTGGAGGCTTAGTGTTCGCCGCCCTGGGCATGATCTGTACCTCCCTGGTGCCGGGAATTGAAACGTTTAACTTGCCGATTTTTCTTGGTATTACACCCATGTTCCTCTTCAGCGGTACCTTCTTCCCCTTACAGAACCTGCCGGGTTGGGCCCAGTCCCTTGCACAGTTGCTGCCGCTGACACACCTGGTGGCGCTGGTGCGTGGCTGCAGTCTGCAAGTCTGGGCCGGCGACCTATGGTTCAGTCTGCTTTACCTGCTAGTTGCCACACTGTTTCTCCTGCCCTTGGCCATCGCCCTGATGGTCAAGCGCATCGTCGTGTGA
- the cysC gene encoding adenylyl-sulfate kinase — MQYETKKRSILKAISWRTWATITTAIIVFIFTGEFALAITVGFLEVFAKMGLYFFHERLWHKIRYGKKEIPSFVLWFTGLPASGKKAVADKVYQELLKNDLKVERLDSHDVRPLFPETGFAPADVNRHVKRAGHLCAMLEKNGVIVVASFVSPYAESRRFARSVATNFVEVYMKSTVEACEQRDDKGHYAKARRGEYKHFPGVDAVYDAPELAEITVEVNEKTTDEAAMQIVEYLKKSFLNTEH, encoded by the coding sequence ATGCAATACGAAACAAAAAAACGTTCCATTCTCAAGGCGATCTCATGGAGAACCTGGGCGACAATCACCACGGCGATTATCGTTTTTATCTTCACCGGTGAATTTGCCTTGGCGATTACTGTCGGCTTTCTGGAAGTCTTCGCCAAGATGGGTCTCTATTTTTTCCACGAGCGCCTCTGGCATAAGATCCGCTACGGCAAGAAGGAGATCCCTTCCTTTGTCCTCTGGTTTACCGGTTTGCCTGCTTCCGGTAAAAAAGCTGTTGCAGATAAGGTATACCAGGAACTGCTAAAGAACGATCTTAAGGTCGAGCGACTCGATAGCCATGATGTGCGCCCTCTGTTTCCCGAGACGGGCTTTGCCCCGGCAGATGTCAATCGCCATGTCAAAAGAGCCGGTCATCTCTGTGCGATGCTCGAAAAAAATGGTGTGATCGTTGTCGCATCCTTTGTCTCTCCCTATGCAGAAAGCCGTCGATTCGCCCGCAGTGTCGCGACAAATTTCGTTGAAGTTTATATGAAGTCAACCGTTGAGGCGTGCGAGCAGCGCGATGATAAGGGCCATTACGCCAAGGCACGTAGGGGAGAATATAAACATTTTCCTGGTGTTGATGCGGTCTATGATGCACCGGAGCTAGCTGAAATTACGGTTGAAGTTAACGAGAAGACAACCGATGAGGCTGCCATGCAAATAGTTGAGTATTTGAAAAAGAGTTTCCTGAACACTGAACACTGA
- a CDS encoding four helix bundle protein, with protein sequence MEILMSYSSFEELEVWKRSARLAVQVYEVLKDCRDYGLKDQMCRAAVSIASNIAEGAERDSKKEFVRFLHIAKGSAAELRTQAYIASKIGVIKDENQKELAAELVAISKMLQKLATAIKPKT encoded by the coding sequence ATGGAAATTCTTATGTCCTATTCTTCATTTGAAGAACTCGAAGTTTGGAAACGGTCTGCTCGTCTTGCAGTGCAGGTCTATGAGGTTCTAAAGGACTGTCGCGATTACGGTTTGAAAGATCAGATGTGCAGAGCTGCTGTCTCTATTGCATCCAATATCGCTGAGGGTGCCGAGCGAGATTCCAAGAAGGAATTTGTTCGTTTTCTACACATAGCCAAAGGGTCCGCAGCAGAGTTGAGAACCCAAGCATACATTGCGTCAAAAATCGGCGTTATAAAAGATGAAAATCAGAAAGAGCTGGCGGCAGAACTGGTAGCAATATCAAAGATGCTCCAAAAGCTAGCTACGGCCATAAAACCTAAAACCTAA
- the rfbC gene encoding dTDP-4-dehydrorhamnose 3,5-epimerase, translating into MKVIKTTIPEVLILEPKVFSDDRGFFFESFNQKAFEQATGFQVTFVQDNHSKSSKGVLRGMHYQVKQPQGKLVRVVSGEVFDVAVDIRKGSATYGKWVGEILSAENKRQMWVPEGFAHGFLVLSETAEFLYKTTDYYAPEYERCITWNDSEIGIAWPLEGEPIMSVKDKAGAALAGAEVFGFVNSHPH; encoded by the coding sequence ATGAAAGTAATAAAAACAACCATCCCCGAAGTACTGATCCTCGAACCCAAAGTCTTCAGCGACGACCGCGGCTTCTTCTTCGAAAGTTTTAACCAAAAGGCTTTTGAGCAAGCGACTGGATTTCAGGTGACCTTTGTTCAGGATAACCATTCAAAATCCAGCAAAGGGGTCTTGCGGGGGATGCATTACCAGGTGAAGCAACCGCAGGGGAAGCTGGTGAGGGTGGTCTCTGGTGAAGTTTTTGATGTGGCTGTTGATATTCGCAAGGGATCAGCCACTTATGGCAAGTGGGTTGGTGAAATCCTCTCTGCTGAGAATAAAAGGCAGATGTGGGTTCCTGAGGGGTTTGCCCATGGTTTTCTTGTGTTGAGTGAGACTGCCGAGTTTTTATATAAAACGACGGATTACTATGCGCCAGAATATGAGCGTTGCATTACTTGGAATGATTCAGAAATAGGAATAGCGTGGCCGTTAGAGGGTGAGCCTATTATGTCGGTAAAAGATAAGGCCGGGGCGGCTTTGGCTGGTGCTGAGGTGTTTGGTTTTGTAAACAGCCACCCTCATTAA
- a CDS encoding DMT family transporter: MKTYLKLLAVAFFWGGTFVAGRFLAGAAHPVSAAFFRFAIASTCLLLAVWKVEGRLPKLDLRQALTVAALGLTGVFAYNLFFFNGLTLIGAGRAALIIALNPVAITLCSALIYREKLPLSRMLGVPLSVFGALVVITRGHPLMILSGGIGRGELLIFGCVLSWTLYSVIGKTAMRGLSPLAAVCWSSIAGTFFLLLPALSYGSFAEALYFSWPVWLSIGYLGAFGTVVGFLWYFEGIQSIGPSRAAVFINFVPVNGVLLATLLLGESLDISLLGGGLLVVCGAYLANAPKPLFWRRS, translated from the coding sequence TTGAAAACCTATCTAAAACTCCTTGCCGTTGCTTTTTTCTGGGGGGGAACCTTCGTCGCCGGGCGTTTTCTGGCTGGCGCTGCACATCCCGTCTCCGCGGCATTTTTCCGTTTTGCCATCGCTTCGACATGTTTATTGCTGGCCGTTTGGAAGGTTGAGGGCCGACTGCCGAAGCTCGATTTACGTCAGGCTTTGACTGTTGCCGCACTGGGGTTAACGGGAGTGTTTGCCTACAACCTGTTTTTCTTTAACGGACTGACCTTGATCGGTGCCGGTCGGGCTGCTTTGATCATTGCCCTCAACCCGGTGGCGATCACACTCTGTTCCGCGTTGATCTATCGTGAGAAACTACCGCTTAGTCGGATGCTCGGCGTTCCTCTCTCGGTGTTCGGTGCCCTTGTGGTCATCACCAGGGGGCATCCGTTGATGATTCTCAGTGGAGGCATCGGCCGAGGTGAGTTGCTGATTTTTGGCTGCGTCCTTTCCTGGACGCTCTACTCGGTTATCGGTAAAACAGCGATGCGCGGTCTTTCTCCTTTGGCTGCCGTCTGCTGGTCCTCCATAGCGGGCACCTTCTTTTTGCTGCTCCCAGCTTTGTCCTATGGAAGTTTTGCAGAAGCGCTGTACTTTTCCTGGCCGGTTTGGCTTAGCATCGGCTATCTCGGCGCATTTGGCACAGTGGTCGGTTTTCTCTGGTACTTTGAAGGGATTCAGAGCATCGGGCCATCCAGGGCTGCGGTCTTCATCAACTTTGTGCCTGTAAACGGTGTCCTCCTTGCAACCCTTTTGCTTGGTGAGTCTCTCGATATCTCCCTGCTTGGGGGAGGGCTTCTGGTTGTGTGTGGTGCTTATCTGGCCAATGCACCTAAGCCACTATTCTGGCGCAGGTCGTGA